One window of the Pseudomonadota bacterium genome contains the following:
- a CDS encoding prenyltransferase, whose translation MTTQFLSPGSRWVYAAKPQSWPKLLVPMAFGQGLGAYVGGGVSAAALCFGLLFVIADLLYIVFLNDWGDAAVDRIKREMFPDGCSAKTIPDRILPGRALLIAGVAAGGCALVVGFVFEGWLARPGLGLAGGTALAIFWAYTLPPVRLNYRGGGEVLEALGVGAVLPWMNAYAQAGELWSSTYLLLGPFIVLSLASALASGLSDERSDRRGGKRTVASTVGNQATRRLVEALLAVGAIGWLCSPWWMPQRVPWAVTAFGAAVVFAFVPRLLSRTRGAVTDAFREQGRYKLELHRAIWWSATIMAAILAALAELR comes from the coding sequence GTGACGACGCAATTCTTGAGCCCAGGGTCCCGCTGGGTCTACGCGGCCAAACCGCAGAGCTGGCCGAAGCTCCTAGTGCCCATGGCGTTCGGTCAGGGGCTCGGTGCCTACGTAGGAGGAGGCGTGAGCGCCGCGGCGCTCTGCTTCGGTCTGCTGTTCGTCATCGCTGATCTCCTGTACATCGTCTTTTTGAATGACTGGGGCGATGCAGCGGTCGATCGCATCAAGCGCGAAATGTTCCCCGACGGCTGCTCGGCGAAGACCATTCCCGACCGCATTTTGCCGGGTCGTGCCTTGCTCATCGCAGGCGTCGCCGCAGGGGGGTGTGCTCTTGTCGTAGGCTTTGTCTTCGAAGGGTGGCTGGCACGCCCGGGCCTTGGCCTCGCAGGCGGCACGGCGCTTGCGATCTTCTGGGCGTACACCTTGCCCCCCGTGCGCCTGAACTATCGAGGCGGAGGTGAGGTGCTCGAGGCCCTCGGCGTTGGCGCCGTGCTGCCATGGATGAATGCCTACGCGCAGGCGGGGGAGCTCTGGAGCTCGACCTATCTGCTGCTTGGCCCGTTCATCGTGCTTTCCCTTGCGAGTGCTCTCGCGAGCGGGCTCTCAGATGAGCGCAGTGATCGCCGGGGCGGGAAGCGCACCGTGGCGAGCACCGTGGGGAATCAAGCCACGAGGCGGCTTGTGGAAGCCCTGCTAGCGGTGGGCGCGATCGGTTGGCTTTGCTCACCGTGGTGGATGCCGCAGCGCGTGCCCTGGGCGGTAACGGCGTTCGGGGCAGCAGTGGTGTTCGCTTTCGTGCCCCGCTTGCTCTCCCGGACCCGAGGTGCGGTCACTGATGCGTTTCGCGAGCAGGGTCGGTATAAGCTAGAGCTTCACCGCGCGATCTGGTGGAGCGCGACGATCATGGCCGCGATACTCGCGGCACTAGCTGAGCTGAGATGA
- a CDS encoding prenyltransferase, with the protein MACARVRLGEWVRAARPAAQSNIAPSLIFGQVLALPAPTRFSWIIFAWLLLFALLDQLYIVFANDVADVETDRHNRTATPFSGGSRVLVDGHLSGRALAIAAIVCAALLVSVAGVLASAYSRVLAPIFAGLAVLLLWAYSYRPLRLSYRGGGELLQMVGLGVVLPTFGYYAQAGTLGGFPWPLLLATLPLQLAGAIATALPDQPSDAHSAKRTLAVLLGQGPAQRLALVLQGIGIAAFIAVSPFGANALTTWAVIAGPAMFAVAQCVSPRATPGRRSMLVRVFLILSANAAMTLGISLAILRQLEVW; encoded by the coding sequence GTGGCTTGTGCTCGCGTGCGCCTAGGCGAGTGGGTGCGCGCCGCGCGCCCAGCGGCACAGAGTAACATCGCTCCTTCCTTGATCTTCGGCCAGGTGCTAGCGCTACCGGCACCTACGCGGTTCTCTTGGATCATCTTCGCGTGGTTGCTGCTCTTTGCGCTGCTCGATCAGCTCTACATCGTCTTCGCCAACGACGTCGCCGACGTCGAAACAGATCGCCACAACCGAACGGCCACGCCCTTCTCCGGCGGTAGCCGAGTGCTCGTCGACGGGCATCTCTCCGGCCGAGCTCTTGCGATCGCGGCCATCGTGTGCGCGGCGCTGCTGGTGTCGGTTGCGGGCGTGCTGGCCAGCGCTTACTCGCGCGTCCTAGCGCCAATTTTCGCAGGCCTCGCCGTCTTGTTGCTTTGGGCCTACAGCTATCGACCGCTGCGCCTGTCTTACCGGGGGGGCGGCGAACTACTGCAGATGGTGGGCTTAGGCGTGGTACTGCCGACGTTCGGCTACTACGCCCAGGCCGGCACGCTGGGCGGGTTTCCCTGGCCGCTGCTTCTCGCCACGCTTCCCCTCCAGCTGGCAGGGGCTATCGCCACGGCCCTACCCGATCAACCGAGTGATGCCCATAGCGCAAAACGAACCCTAGCCGTGCTCCTCGGGCAGGGCCCTGCGCAGCGTCTCGCGCTCGTGCTTCAGGGGATAGGCATCGCCGCCTTCATCGCCGTCTCTCCCTTCGGCGCTAACGCGCTCACAACCTGGGCCGTGATCGCCGGTCCTGCCATGTTCGCCGTCGCTCAGTGCGTCTCGCCCAGGGCCACACCTGGTCGACGCTCGATGCTGGTCCGCGTGTTCCTTATCCTAAGTGCGAACGCGGCAATGACCTTGGGTATTTCCCTCGCCATACTCCGCCAACTCGAGGTGTGGTAA
- a CDS encoding outer membrane lipoprotein-sorting protein: protein MTSQRLHQRRSLFETLTSRPRWVLLLSAGWLVWSGVGLTHLHKDVSLEAFVPPDHPSLLADREIDATFAVGDPMALAVEVEQGRSVFEPQVLALVERLTRAVEGLDNVVANRVVSLATESSISGTAQALHVDRYLLATPINQLSATDSRGRWRQMPPHQGTLVSWNERGAMVLFELMDDDLATQTYANLQELIEDYATDGIRFHIAGPAAVSAILSDRIDKDAKAMQPLVFLVVLGFLYLAFRRVQALIAPLVVIAGATVGAMGVMAWNGVPYFAITNALPVILVAIAVADAIHILSHFYALRASASPQRTRELVVETMNVMAKPITLTTITTMAGFAGIALTSIMPPITYFAWYAALGVFLAWVFSMLTLPNLLVVLRPLPSAVFRGEPSSGGLGNWWLRVSQSAARRPKATLLLVLMAITIGGWQASSLRFDRSQVENFAPDDPVRIADEFINETFAGTAFLDVLVEASETGGLLRTSAMERIAQLQRYIDAQAHVRISVSIVDYLSLLHQALLVDVGGTGGRALQPRSLPDEEDAIAQYLLVYEASGDPTDFEEEIDSTGTRALIRIALDASHYSRTRDAVESIDRYLRDHFNDAQLSARLGGNVNLTYHWMHRLQATHVVGVLLSLLLVTLTAVLLLRSVGIGVLAVAPVSLTILLLYAVMASLQVYLEPATSMFAAISVGLGVDFAIHLIVRLRAAGKRHGQALDLVLREAVPPTARACFFNAAALGVGFCVLTASDLLTLQRFGAMIALAAFASFVLALIVIPACYGLLRLRSPIPGARRPSRAIASSLIALLLGGLCITPAPSARAMVEVDGDWVAQQVAARPEGLAVRRVIDMTLTDRRGATKQRQAVVLKRTPADGQRETRITYSAPRAVRHTSFLSHDRGSSGEDLRWLYLPATRKVRRIPANERGDHFLGTDFSYEDVQSELKFDLADYRFELLESPGPGRYLLAGVAVNAQIARQLGYGRIEALIDGESWLPISIEFFDPELRPLKIIEVRRQARIDGIWTALEIHAQHLQQQHSTLFTYRDVTYPEQLDEGYFDARRLLRHLSQAQLDP from the coding sequence ATGACGTCGCAACGGCTGCACCAGCGACGCTCCCTATTCGAAACCTTAACTTCACGACCCCGATGGGTGCTCCTGCTCAGCGCGGGCTGGTTGGTGTGGTCTGGCGTTGGCCTCACGCACCTGCACAAGGACGTCTCCCTAGAGGCCTTCGTGCCGCCAGATCATCCCTCACTCCTCGCCGACCGCGAGATCGATGCCACCTTCGCGGTGGGCGACCCCATGGCGCTGGCGGTGGAGGTGGAGCAGGGGCGATCCGTCTTCGAACCACAGGTGCTGGCACTGGTTGAGCGCCTGACACGTGCTGTCGAAGGGCTAGACAACGTAGTGGCGAACCGCGTGGTGTCTCTCGCGACCGAGTCGAGCATCAGCGGCACTGCACAGGCCCTACACGTCGACCGGTACCTACTGGCCACGCCCATCAACCAGCTCAGCGCCACCGACAGCCGCGGGCGCTGGCGGCAGATGCCCCCGCACCAAGGCACGCTGGTGTCTTGGAATGAGCGCGGCGCGATGGTGCTGTTCGAGCTGATGGACGATGACCTTGCCACGCAGACCTACGCGAATCTGCAGGAGTTGATCGAGGACTACGCGACCGACGGAATCCGCTTCCACATCGCCGGCCCGGCGGCGGTGAGCGCAATCCTCAGCGACCGCATCGATAAGGATGCGAAGGCGATGCAGCCACTGGTGTTTCTGGTCGTCCTCGGCTTCCTCTACCTGGCCTTCCGCCGCGTGCAGGCGCTGATAGCACCGCTGGTGGTAATCGCAGGCGCGACCGTGGGCGCGATGGGCGTGATGGCTTGGAATGGGGTGCCGTACTTCGCGATCACCAACGCTCTACCCGTGATCCTGGTGGCGATAGCAGTTGCCGATGCGATCCACATCCTGTCGCACTTCTACGCCCTACGTGCGAGCGCGTCACCGCAACGCACGCGCGAGCTGGTGGTCGAGACCATGAACGTCATGGCCAAGCCCATTACCCTCACAACGATCACGACGATGGCCGGCTTTGCAGGCATCGCGCTCACGTCCATCATGCCGCCGATCACATACTTTGCCTGGTATGCAGCCCTAGGCGTGTTCCTAGCCTGGGTGTTCTCCATGCTCACGCTGCCGAACCTCCTAGTTGTGCTGCGGCCACTGCCGAGCGCGGTGTTCCGCGGCGAGCCCTCGTCAGGCGGACTCGGTAACTGGTGGCTGCGGGTTAGCCAGAGCGCTGCTCGACGGCCTAAAGCAACGCTGCTCCTGGTGCTTATGGCCATCACGATCGGTGGATGGCAAGCGAGCAGCCTGCGCTTTGACCGCTCGCAGGTAGAGAACTTCGCCCCGGATGATCCCGTGCGTATCGCCGATGAATTCATCAACGAGACCTTTGCGGGCACCGCGTTCCTCGACGTGCTCGTCGAGGCGAGCGAGACCGGCGGCTTGCTGAGAACGAGCGCCATGGAGCGTATCGCACAGCTGCAGCGGTACATCGACGCGCAGGCGCACGTACGGATCAGCGTGTCGATCGTCGACTATCTATCGTTGCTTCACCAGGCGCTGCTGGTGGACGTGGGCGGCACCGGCGGGCGGGCCCTCCAGCCCCGTTCCCTGCCCGACGAGGAAGATGCCATCGCGCAGTACCTGCTGGTCTACGAGGCATCAGGGGATCCGACCGACTTCGAAGAGGAGATCGACAGTACGGGCACGCGAGCCCTAATCCGTATTGCCCTGGACGCCTCCCACTACTCGCGTACCCGCGATGCCGTGGAGTCCATCGATCGCTACCTACGAGACCACTTCAACGACGCCCAGCTCTCCGCACGACTCGGCGGAAACGTCAACCTCACCTACCACTGGATGCATCGTCTTCAGGCGACCCACGTGGTGGGCGTTCTGCTATCTCTGCTGCTGGTGACGCTAACGGCGGTGCTGCTCCTACGCTCTGTCGGCATCGGAGTGCTCGCCGTCGCGCCCGTGAGCCTTACGATCCTCCTGCTTTACGCGGTGATGGCGAGCCTGCAGGTGTACCTGGAGCCTGCGACCAGCATGTTCGCCGCCATCTCCGTCGGGCTGGGGGTGGACTTCGCGATTCATCTGATCGTGCGCCTTCGCGCAGCAGGCAAGCGCCATGGGCAAGCGCTCGACCTGGTGCTGCGCGAAGCGGTGCCCCCGACCGCTCGCGCCTGTTTTTTCAATGCGGCCGCGCTGGGCGTCGGGTTCTGCGTACTGACGGCCAGCGATCTGCTTACCTTGCAGCGTTTCGGAGCGATGATCGCGCTGGCAGCCTTCGCGAGCTTCGTGCTCGCGCTGATCGTCATTCCCGCCTGCTACGGCCTTCTGCGCCTTCGATCGCCGATCCCGGGCGCTAGGCGCCCAAGCCGTGCAATCGCCAGCAGTCTCATCGCCCTGCTCCTCGGCGGACTCTGCATCACCCCCGCTCCATCAGCACGGGCGATGGTCGAGGTGGACGGCGACTGGGTGGCCCAGCAGGTGGCCGCGCGGCCGGAGGGGCTCGCCGTGCGGCGAGTCATCGATATGACGCTCACGGACCGGCGCGGCGCCACCAAGCAACGACAGGCCGTCGTACTCAAGCGAACCCCAGCTGACGGACAGCGCGAAACGCGCATCACCTACAGCGCTCCTCGCGCTGTGCGCCACACCTCTTTCCTGAGTCACGATCGTGGATCGTCCGGTGAAGATCTGCGTTGGCTGTATCTGCCTGCCACACGAAAGGTCAGACGCATTCCGGCGAATGAACGCGGCGACCACTTTCTCGGCACCGACTTCTCTTACGAAGACGTGCAGAGCGAACTGAAGTTCGATCTCGCCGACTACCGCTTCGAGTTGCTCGAGTCCCCCGGGCCGGGTCGCTACCTATTGGCGGGGGTCGCGGTGAACGCCCAGATCGCTCGTCAACTGGGCTACGGACGCATCGAAGCGCTCATCGACGGCGAGAGCTGGCTGCCCATTAGTATCGAGTTCTTCGACCCCGAGCTGCGCCCATTAAAGATCATCGAGGTACGTCGCCAAGCGCGCATCGACGGCATTTGGACAGCACTCGAGATTCACGCGCAGCACCTTCAGCAGCAACACAGCACCCTATTCACCTATCGCGACGTGACCTATCCGGAACAACTGGACGAGGGCTACTTCGACGCTCGGCGCCTGCTCCGCCACCTGTCGCAGGCACAGCTCGATCCATGA
- a CDS encoding cadherin domain-containing protein — translation AVGDGDGAANSIAESASIGDSVGVTAFANDADGSANGVAYSLSENPHEAFAIDPTTGEVTVANPASLDFESAQSMQIEVTATSQDGSSSAQTFDIAVTDSNEFDVSPVSDHDGAANSIAEDASVGDYVGVTAIADDADGSANGIEYSLSENPSGTFAIDPTTGEVTVADPAGLDFESAQSMQIEVTATSQDGSTSTQRFEIDIANVDEYDTSSVSDTDGAASTLSESAGNGTAVGITAFASDADGVNNEVTYSLSANPNDAFAIDANTGVVTVNDSTALDFESGNTMQIEVTASSADGSSSEQIFDIALTDQNEFHVSAVGDTDEAANFISENASAGDTVGVTAFASDGDSTDSSVSYSLSDDAGGAFAIDASTGEVTVADPSAIDYESNASLQIEVTATSEDGSATKQLFNIEVGNESEGLFTVSAETETFDDGASGWSNDATTGEGDSGFGAFLGRFGSADGAEATTKDFGVADDAEFVTVTFDFYEIDSWDAGYWGPDAGMESFLVDVNGERVLEESFTHESSSRPTDVDRQGGSDGVTYTIDSEESVQMGYSGWADQVHEITITIEAPEEGVMALAFGSTLHQSLRDESYGIDNIRVQSFDSDGNEMLVIEEGAAGGEVVGVLAATDSASGSVSYALADAESPFEIVDGKLQVKDGATVDYEAQSSYDLEIVATDDNGEVEAQTITVHVADRSGADDTADAGAAGAPGGGDPTSSVGAVTDSDGDGNSVSENAGTGVSVGIVARAVDGDIGDAVTYSLSENAGGAFAIDPDSGLVTVADSDAIDFESAQLMRIEVTATSQDGSSSSQTFDIAITDHDEFDLSPVLDSDDARNSIDVTHVASEVPQSVAIGIDVPASVVEGSELHFVVEGVPEGASLSAGHDQGDGTWLVSADEASDLTLTPPADGSGAELTVTPVEVSAGGDNLLINGSFESESVHNWTQVTELDGWETVGRTELWESGFSGTEASDGQVSIELDANRGGAEGIYQNVDVAEGEVHQVSFDLRQRPSTAEDTNTVEVYWNGELVMEVTPDSTQWETVTFEVTGSDGTDQLMFMESSEDSDSYGAHIDNVSLVQLEVEHEHPAQAFVWEEQEGVAAGDSVGITAAASDGDSSDDVTYTLTENPNDAFAIDAQTGEVIVADVDAARELGGSSVELQITATSADGSSSSQAFAVDVTRDSDADETFTGGAGDDTVEGAGGDDLYQFFTMDSGTNSFDGGTGWDAVELEVPAGGDDTPWTIEVGGETLDYDLDAGTINLDGDASGTITYEDGSQLEFERLDNIFW, via the coding sequence CCGCAGTCGGTGACGGGGATGGCGCTGCCAATTCCATCGCCGAGAGTGCCTCCATAGGCGACTCGGTCGGCGTGACGGCGTTCGCCAACGACGCCGACGGCTCCGCTAACGGCGTCGCGTACTCCCTGAGCGAAAACCCACATGAGGCCTTCGCCATCGATCCGACTACGGGCGAAGTCACTGTTGCAAATCCGGCGAGCTTGGACTTCGAATCAGCTCAGTCAATGCAGATCGAAGTGACCGCTACCTCGCAAGACGGATCCTCGTCGGCGCAAACCTTCGATATCGCGGTCACGGATAGCAACGAGTTCGACGTCTCTCCAGTCAGTGACCACGATGGTGCGGCAAATTCAATCGCCGAAGACGCTTCCGTCGGAGACTACGTCGGTGTTACAGCCATCGCCGATGACGCCGACGGTTCAGCGAACGGCATCGAGTACTCGTTGAGTGAAAACCCCAGCGGTACCTTCGCGATCGATCCAACTACGGGCGAAGTGACTGTTGCAGATCCGGCGGGTTTGGACTTCGAATCGGCCCAGTCTATGCAGATCGAAGTCACTGCCACCTCGCAGGATGGCTCCACCTCAACCCAGCGCTTTGAGATCGATATCGCCAACGTCGACGAATATGACACCTCGTCCGTGAGCGACACGGACGGCGCAGCCAGTACGCTCTCCGAGAGCGCTGGCAATGGCACCGCCGTCGGTATCACCGCCTTCGCAAGCGATGCGGACGGAGTCAATAACGAGGTGACCTACTCCCTCAGTGCTAACCCAAACGACGCCTTTGCCATCGATGCGAACACCGGTGTGGTCACGGTTAACGACAGCACCGCGCTCGATTTCGAGTCCGGCAACACGATGCAGATCGAGGTCACGGCGAGCTCCGCCGACGGTTCCTCCAGTGAGCAGATCTTCGATATCGCGCTCACCGATCAGAACGAATTCCACGTCTCCGCCGTGGGCGATACGGACGAGGCGGCCAACTTCATCTCCGAGAACGCCTCGGCCGGGGACACGGTCGGCGTGACGGCCTTCGCCTCCGACGGCGACAGCACCGATAGCAGCGTTAGCTACAGCCTCAGCGACGACGCGGGCGGTGCCTTTGCGATCGATGCAAGTACCGGCGAGGTGACCGTCGCCGATCCGTCGGCGATCGACTACGAGTCGAACGCCAGCCTGCAGATCGAAGTCACCGCCACCTCCGAGGATGGCTCGGCAACCAAGCAGCTGTTCAACATCGAGGTGGGCAACGAGTCCGAAGGGCTGTTCACGGTCAGCGCAGAGACGGAGACCTTCGACGATGGCGCCTCTGGCTGGTCCAACGATGCTACGACTGGCGAAGGCGACTCCGGCTTCGGTGCTTTCTTAGGTCGCTTTGGTTCCGCCGACGGGGCTGAGGCCACCACCAAGGACTTCGGTGTCGCCGACGATGCCGAGTTCGTCACAGTCACCTTCGACTTCTATGAGATCGACAGCTGGGATGCTGGCTATTGGGGTCCCGACGCGGGCATGGAGTCGTTCCTCGTCGACGTCAACGGCGAGCGCGTGCTCGAGGAGAGCTTCACCCACGAGAGCAGCAGCCGTCCCACCGACGTGGACCGCCAAGGCGGCTCGGATGGAGTGACGTACACGATCGATTCCGAAGAGTCCGTACAGATGGGCTACTCGGGCTGGGCCGACCAGGTGCATGAGATCACCATCACCATCGAGGCGCCGGAAGAAGGTGTCATGGCCCTCGCTTTCGGCAGCACCCTGCACCAGTCCCTGCGTGATGAATCCTACGGTATCGACAACATCCGCGTGCAGAGCTTCGACAGCGACGGCAACGAGATGCTCGTGATCGAAGAGGGCGCCGCAGGCGGGGAAGTGGTGGGCGTGCTCGCCGCGACCGACAGCGCCAGCGGGTCGGTGAGCTACGCGCTTGCCGACGCGGAGTCACCCTTCGAGATCGTCGACGGCAAACTGCAGGTGAAGGACGGCGCCACCGTCGACTACGAAGCCCAGTCCTCCTACGATCTTGAGATCGTCGCCACCGATGATAACGGTGAAGTGGAAGCGCAGACCATCACGGTCCACGTGGCCGACCGCAGCGGGGCAGACGACACCGCGGATGCAGGCGCTGCCGGAGCCCCGGGCGGCGGCGACCCCACCAGCAGCGTCGGCGCCGTCACGGACAGCGATGGAGATGGCAACAGCGTCTCGGAGAATGCCGGCACAGGCGTTAGCGTCGGCATCGTGGCCCGCGCCGTCGATGGCGATATCGGCGACGCCGTCACCTACTCCCTGAGCGAGAACGCGGGCGGTGCCTTCGCCATCGACCCAGATTCGGGGCTAGTGACTGTTGCCGACAGCGACGCGATCGACTTTGAGTCCGCCCAGTTGATGCGGATCGAGGTGACCGCTACCTCGCAGGACGGCTCGAGCTCCAGCCAGACCTTCGATATCGCGATCACCGACCACGATGAGTTCGACCTCTCCCCTGTGCTCGACAGCGACGACGCACGGAACTCCATCGACGTGACCCACGTCGCGAGCGAGGTGCCCCAGAGCGTAGCGATCGGCATCGACGTGCCGGCTTCGGTCGTCGAGGGCAGCGAGCTGCACTTCGTGGTCGAGGGCGTGCCAGAAGGTGCGAGCCTCTCCGCCGGACATGATCAGGGCGACGGCACCTGGCTGGTGAGCGCAGACGAGGCGAGCGATCTCACGCTGACTCCGCCGGCGGATGGTTCCGGGGCGGAACTGACCGTTACTCCCGTCGAGGTCAGCGCCGGCGGTGACAACCTATTGATCAACGGCAGCTTCGAGAGTGAGTCGGTACACAACTGGACCCAGGTCACGGAGCTCGATGGGTGGGAGACGGTCGGCCGCACCGAGCTGTGGGAGTCAGGCTTCTCTGGCACCGAAGCGAGCGACGGCCAAGTGTCCATCGAGCTGGACGCCAACCGCGGCGGCGCCGAGGGCATCTATCAGAACGTCGACGTCGCCGAGGGCGAAGTGCATCAGGTCAGCTTCGACCTGCGCCAGCGCCCGAGCACCGCCGAAGACACCAACACGGTGGAGGTGTATTGGAACGGCGAACTAGTGATGGAAGTCACCCCGGACTCCACGCAGTGGGAGACCGTGACCTTCGAGGTGACCGGCTCGGACGGCACTGACCAGCTGATGTTCATGGAGTCGAGCGAAGACTCGGACAGCTACGGCGCCCACATCGACAATGTCTCCCTGGTGCAGCTAGAGGTGGAGCACGAGCATCCGGCCCAAGCATTCGTGTGGGAGGAGCAGGAGGGCGTGGCCGCGGGGGACAGCGTGGGCATCACCGCCGCGGCCTCCGACGGCGACAGCTCCGACGATGTCACCTACACTCTGACGGAAAACCCCAACGACGCCTTCGCTATCGACGCGCAGACCGGTGAGGTCATCGTGGCCGACGTCGATGCCGCGCGCGAGCTCGGGGGCAGTTCGGTGGAGCTCCAGATTACCGCCACCTCGGCCGATGGGAGCAGCTCGTCGCAGGCCTTCGCGGTCGATGTGACGCGCGACAGTGACGCCGACGAGACCTTCACCGGTGGCGCGGGCGACGATACGGTGGAAGGTGCTGGCGGCGACGATCTTTACCAATTCTTCACCATGGACTCGGGCACCAACAGCTTCGACGGCGGCACCGGCTGGGACGCGGTGGAGCTGGAGGTACCTGCCGGTGGCGATGACACCCCGTGGACGATCGAGGTCGGCGGTGAGACCCTCGACTACGATCTAGATGCAGGCACGATCAATCTCGATGGCGACGCTAGCGGTACGATCACCTACGAGGACGGCAGCCAGCTAGAGTTCGAGCGTTTGGACAACATCTTCTGGTAG
- a CDS encoding ferrochelatase — translation MATDGGALDAWLDEEVGERVSLCPGRSHPTSFAVLWQTLGLEAAHAVALYRQTERVVRAIAMHFPENVFWDLDLIVQALADRASVDATEAMGDRLVALIDGFGMHSVIRFRYVHDFTYGFDWAKWVAKAPGRRAHIGPFDEGFLTYLERRRQELQELIAQDDAKYGRLRDERPRNPFGFSREPQDERLLHEMLAERGQIPVPTWDRLGRAQWGARFAEHRAELAAELGIAK, via the coding sequence ATGGCAACCGATGGAGGCGCGCTCGATGCGTGGCTAGATGAAGAAGTAGGCGAGCGGGTGTCGCTCTGCCCGGGGCGCTCACACCCCACGTCCTTTGCGGTGCTGTGGCAGACCTTGGGTCTCGAGGCTGCCCACGCCGTCGCCTTGTATCGGCAGACGGAGCGAGTGGTGCGCGCCATCGCCATGCACTTTCCCGAAAATGTGTTTTGGGACCTCGACCTCATCGTGCAGGCGCTCGCTGATCGCGCGAGTGTCGATGCCACGGAGGCAATGGGCGATCGCCTCGTCGCGCTGATAGACGGCTTCGGAATGCACTCGGTGATCCGCTTCCGCTACGTGCATGATTTCACCTATGGATTCGATTGGGCAAAATGGGTGGCTAAGGCACCCGGACGCCGGGCCCATATCGGGCCTTTCGATGAGGGCTTTTTGACCTACCTGGAGCGCAGGCGCCAGGAGCTGCAAGAGCTGATCGCGCAGGATGATGCGAAGTACGGACGCCTGCGCGACGAGCGCCCACGTAACCCCTTCGGATTTTCCCGGGAGCCCCAGGACGAGCGCCTCCTACACGAGATGCTGGCCGAGCGTGGGCAGATTCCCGTCCCTACATGGGATCGACTCGGGCGTGCGCAGTGGGGCGCTCGCTTCGCTGAACACCGGGCGGAGTTGGCTGCGGAGCTTGGCATTGCGAAGTGA
- a CDS encoding 2Fe-2S iron-sulfur cluster binding domain-containing protein, giving the protein MSKFKSTLHRRVTLTNGTEFDVAPGQTLLQAGLQAGLDWPNGCRVGLCGSCRCRVTRGTVRALTSFSGVLDAQQQSQGHVLACRSELESDLTVDSDRLFAGLGPEDADIDGVISGVEQLTPLVCLVEVALDHAHARGYSGGQYARLEVPNVISPRCFSFANACRGDGGLRFFVRLFPGGQLGDWLSSANRIGSAVRVSRPFGHFVMRNTHRPALYFAGGTGLAPVLAMLEELASRPAAEQPPVRVAYAARDQQHLFHRRYLDPIVDRWAAGTRFDFVNVLSREPRPSSWRGLRGHFFDHLPLLTAGFEQADAYLCGPPGLVDATQLFLIKAGFAPERISADRFLPSFT; this is encoded by the coding sequence ATGTCAAAGTTCAAATCCACTCTCCACCGCCGCGTCACCCTGACCAACGGCACTGAGTTCGACGTAGCTCCTGGCCAAACCCTGCTGCAGGCTGGACTGCAGGCAGGGCTCGACTGGCCGAACGGCTGCCGCGTCGGCCTGTGCGGCAGCTGCCGCTGCCGCGTGACGCGTGGAACGGTCCGAGCCCTCACGAGCTTCTCTGGCGTGCTCGATGCACAGCAGCAGAGTCAAGGTCATGTTCTCGCATGCCGCAGCGAACTCGAGAGCGATCTCACGGTGGACAGCGATCGCCTCTTCGCTGGACTAGGACCGGAAGATGCGGATATCGACGGCGTGATCTCCGGTGTAGAGCAGCTGACGCCACTTGTCTGCTTGGTAGAAGTCGCGCTCGATCACGCCCACGCGCGTGGCTACAGCGGCGGTCAGTACGCACGCCTCGAGGTGCCAAACGTCATCTCGCCCCGATGCTTCTCCTTCGCCAACGCCTGCCGCGGTGACGGCGGGCTGCGCTTCTTCGTACGCTTGTTTCCCGGTGGGCAGTTGGGTGACTGGTTGAGCAGCGCCAATCGCATTGGGTCCGCCGTCCGAGTGAGCCGACCATTCGGCCATTTCGTCATGCGCAACACCCATCGCCCCGCACTCTACTTCGCGGGCGGCACGGGGTTGGCCCCGGTGCTGGCGATGCTTGAAGAGCTCGCGAGCCGGCCAGCTGCCGAGCAGCCGCCCGTGCGCGTGGCGTACGCCGCACGTGATCAGCAGCACCTGTTTCACCGACGCTATCTGGATCCGATCGTCGACCGATGGGCGGCGGGTACGCGCTTTGATTTCGTCAATGTGCTATCGCGCGAGCCGCGTCCGAGCAGTTGGCGTGGGCTGCGCGGGCACTTCTTTGATCACCTGCCTCTGCTTACGGCTGGCTTCGAGCAGGCTGATGCTTACCTGTGCGGCCCCCCGGGTCTGGTCGACGCCACTCAGCTCTTTCTGATCAAGGCCGGTTTTGCGCCTGAACGAATTTCCGCGGATCGCTTCCTGCCGTCTTTCACCTAG